One Oryzomonas sagensis genomic region harbors:
- a CDS encoding bacteriohemerythrin, with protein MSFIVRVIIGNTIVILLGVAAMVTLNTENALWLDILFGLAMVAATSLVLGVISSRTFKPLAGLVGALEKAADGDLSVRAEVTGNGELGRLAVAFNSMMADMNKAMRQFFSVADLVRDSVEMVSSTTHSMAMAAEDVAQQASTIATASEEMSATSGDIARNCLFAAENAQKATDQTHSGAQLVQNSARLMDNIAQRVNESSTTVEGLGQRSDQIGAIVNTIQDIADQTNLLALNAAIEAARAGEQGRGFAVVADEVRALAERTTKATKEISTMIKSIQEETQAAVGSMSEGVGEVKRGTAETTRSGEALEDILNRINDLTMQISQVATAAEEQTATTQEITNNIQMITDVVNGNVENARSTTAATGKLAEQVDQLHQLVGHFRLAKVMEWDSSFATGVSLFDQQHRKLFDMVNELHDAMQQKRSKEAIGSILGRLIEYTASHFGAEEDAFRTSGYPEAAQHKQHHTKLVDQVLDLQRKFNAGETLLTQDVIVFLQDWLINHIKGVDRKYGPHLTASGIK; from the coding sequence ATGTCATTTATTGTACGCGTCATCATCGGCAACACCATCGTCATCCTGCTGGGCGTAGCGGCCATGGTCACCCTCAATACCGAAAATGCGCTCTGGCTCGACATCCTCTTCGGCCTGGCCATGGTGGCCGCCACGTCACTCGTTCTCGGCGTCATCAGCAGCCGCACCTTCAAGCCCCTGGCCGGCCTGGTGGGCGCCCTTGAAAAGGCCGCGGACGGCGACCTGTCGGTGCGCGCGGAGGTCACGGGCAACGGCGAACTGGGCCGTCTTGCCGTTGCCTTCAACAGCATGATGGCCGACATGAACAAGGCCATGCGGCAATTCTTCTCCGTGGCGGACCTGGTCCGGGACTCGGTGGAGATGGTCAGCTCCACAACCCATTCCATGGCCATGGCGGCCGAGGATGTGGCCCAGCAGGCGAGTACCATCGCCACCGCCAGCGAGGAGATGTCCGCCACGTCGGGGGATATCGCCCGCAACTGCCTGTTTGCCGCCGAAAATGCCCAAAAGGCCACGGACCAGACCCACAGCGGCGCCCAACTGGTCCAGAACAGCGCCCGGCTGATGGACAACATCGCCCAGCGGGTCAACGAGTCGTCCACCACCGTTGAGGGGCTGGGGCAGCGCTCGGACCAGATCGGGGCCATCGTCAACACCATCCAGGACATCGCCGACCAGACCAACCTGCTGGCCCTGAACGCCGCCATCGAGGCGGCCCGGGCCGGGGAGCAGGGACGCGGCTTCGCCGTGGTGGCCGACGAGGTGCGGGCCCTGGCGGAACGCACCACCAAAGCGACCAAAGAGATCAGCACCATGATCAAATCCATCCAGGAGGAAACCCAGGCCGCCGTCGGCTCCATGTCCGAGGGGGTCGGCGAGGTGAAGCGGGGCACCGCGGAAACCACCCGCTCCGGGGAGGCGCTGGAGGACATCCTCAACAGGATCAACGACCTGACCATGCAGATCAGCCAGGTCGCCACCGCGGCCGAGGAGCAGACCGCCACCACCCAGGAGATCACTAACAACATCCAGATGATCACCGACGTGGTCAACGGCAACGTGGAGAACGCCCGGAGCACCACCGCGGCCACCGGCAAGCTGGCGGAGCAGGTGGATCAATTGCACCAGTTGGTCGGCCACTTCCGCCTCGCCAAGGTCATGGAGTGGGACAGCAGCTTCGCCACCGGGGTCAGCCTGTTCGACCAGCAGCACCGGAAGCTGTTCGACATGGTCAACGAACTGCACGACGCCATGCAGCAAAAGCGGAGCAAGGAGGCCATCGGCTCGATCCTCGGCCGCCTGATCGAATACACCGCCTCCCATTTCGGCGCCGAGGAAGATGCCTTCCGCACGTCGGGCTACCCCGAGGCTGCCCAGCACAAACAGCACCATACCAAACTGGTGGACCAGGTGCTCGATCTCCAACGCAAGTTCAACGCCGGCGAGACCCTCCTGACCCAGGACGTGATCGTGTTCCTCCAGGATTGGCTCATCAACCACATCAAGGGTGTCGACCGGAAGTACGGCCCCCACCTCACTGCGAGCGGAATAAAATGA
- a CDS encoding GatB/YqeY domain-containing protein, protein MTLKEQLDTAMKQAMKARDDLRLSAVRMVRSTVKNREIEQQRELDDQGVIEVISSMVKQRRESIRLYGEGNRPDLVAKEEAELAVLLGFLPAQLTGDEIAELVAKVIGETEAHGIKDMGRVMKALTPLTAGRADGKTVSDTVRRLLS, encoded by the coding sequence ATGACACTCAAGGAACAGCTTGATACTGCGATGAAACAAGCCATGAAGGCGCGGGATGACCTGCGCCTTTCGGCTGTTCGCATGGTCCGCTCCACGGTCAAGAACCGCGAGATCGAGCAGCAGCGGGAGTTGGACGATCAGGGGGTCATTGAGGTCATCTCCTCCATGGTGAAACAACGCCGCGAGTCGATCCGGCTCTACGGCGAGGGCAACCGCCCCGATCTGGTGGCAAAGGAGGAAGCTGAGTTGGCGGTTCTGCTCGGCTTCCTTCCCGCCCAGTTGACCGGCGACGAGATCGCCGAACTGGTGGCCAAGGTCATCGGGGAAACGGAAGCCCACGGCATCAAGGACATGGGCCGAGTCATGAAGGCCCTTACCCCCCTGACGGCGGGCCGGGCTGACGGGAAGACCGTCAGCGACACGGTCAGGCGGCTGCTCTCCTGA
- the hisA gene encoding 1-(5-phosphoribosyl)-5-[(5-phosphoribosylamino)methylideneamino]imidazole-4-carboxamide isomerase encodes MIVIPAIDLKEGKCVRLEQGLMDKDTVFNDDPAAQALEWQRQGAELLHIVDLDGAFAGEPKNRSAIEAIIKAITIPAQLGGGIRDLATIEAYLSLGVSRVIIGTAAQRNPDLVKEACSLFPGRIVVGIDAKNGMVAVQGWAEVTDISAADLARKFEGFGVAAIIYTDISRDGMLQGPNLEATRALAEAVAIPVIASGGVSRLEDLRNLMAIEKSGVTGVITGKAVYTGAIKLAEAIAITKGEA; translated from the coding sequence ATGATCGTCATACCCGCCATTGATCTCAAGGAAGGAAAATGCGTCCGCCTCGAACAGGGGCTGATGGATAAGGATACGGTCTTCAACGACGACCCGGCCGCCCAGGCCCTGGAGTGGCAGCGCCAGGGAGCCGAACTGCTGCACATCGTGGACCTGGACGGCGCCTTTGCCGGCGAGCCGAAGAACCGGTCGGCCATCGAGGCCATCATCAAGGCGATCACCATCCCGGCCCAACTGGGGGGCGGCATCCGCGACCTGGCCACCATCGAGGCCTACCTCAGCCTGGGGGTGTCGAGGGTGATCATCGGCACGGCAGCCCAGCGCAACCCGGACCTGGTGAAGGAGGCCTGCAGCCTGTTCCCCGGCCGGATCGTGGTGGGCATCGACGCCAAGAACGGCATGGTGGCGGTCCAGGGATGGGCCGAGGTGACCGACATCAGTGCCGCCGACCTGGCCCGGAAATTCGAGGGGTTCGGGGTTGCGGCCATCATCTACACCGACATCAGCCGCGACGGCATGTTGCAGGGGCCCAACCTGGAGGCCACCAGGGCTCTGGCCGAAGCCGTCGCCATCCCGGTGATCGCCTCGGGCGGGGTCTCCCGCCTGGAGGACCTCAGAAACCTCATGGCCATCGAGAAGAGCGGCGTCACCGGGGTCATCACCGGCAAGGCGGTGTACACCGGCGCCATCAAGCTGGCCGAGGCGATCGCCATCACCAAGGGAGAGGCCTGA
- the glyS gene encoding glycine--tRNA ligase subunit beta → MSAKELFLEIGTEEIPAGFIPRALAEMEAMISRELTNARLAFDMVQTLATPRRLALVVKGVPSLQPDAEITATGPSVKAAYDAAGKPTRAAEGFAKGQGVDVSELTTVATEKGEYLAVTKKVTGRPTHELLSEILPKLIADIPFKKSMRWADLDVRFARPIHWIVALFDGVVVPFSFGIVESGTLSRGHRFMANTTFPVNNFAHYLEECERHFVIPDPEKRKEIIRREAHRVAKAAGGHLLPDEELLDQIVYLAEYPSAVHGTFSPEFLKVPKEVLITSMRSHQRYFSIVDEGGKLLPGFITINNTLTDDPSVVVKGNERVLRARLSDARFFFEEDQKVKLDDRVEALKKVVYQQKLGTSFEKMERFRTLAQGLAEQLNPAVKTQTARAAWLCKADLVSGMVGEFPEVQGIMGREYALLEGEEPAVADAIAEHYLPIQAGGELPASDIGAFVSIADKLDTVCGCFSVGLIPTGAADPYALRRATIGIIATILDRGYRLSLAALIDHSLDLLATKLTRPKEQAATEVREFFRGRFVNLLAGDYPTDVIEAAVSAGFDDLVQVRARIAALAQFKSHPDFEPLTGAFKRVGNIIKEGVDAPVDPALFQESAETGLYTAFQTVKNSAGAGIADGRWQEALAEIATLRGPIDTFFDKVMVMAEDERIRTNRLALLTAIARMFGQVADFSRIA, encoded by the coding sequence ATGAGCGCCAAAGAACTTTTTCTCGAAATCGGCACCGAGGAGATTCCGGCCGGGTTCATCCCCCGCGCCCTGGCCGAGATGGAGGCCATGATCAGCCGGGAGCTGACCAATGCCCGCCTTGCCTTCGACATGGTGCAGACCCTGGCCACGCCCCGCCGCCTGGCGCTGGTGGTCAAGGGGGTCCCCTCCCTGCAGCCCGACGCCGAGATCACCGCGACCGGCCCCTCCGTGAAGGCCGCCTACGACGCCGCCGGCAAACCGACCAGGGCCGCCGAAGGCTTTGCCAAGGGGCAGGGGGTCGACGTCAGTGAGCTTACGACCGTGGCCACCGAGAAGGGCGAGTACCTGGCGGTGACGAAAAAGGTGACCGGCCGGCCGACCCACGAGCTTTTGTCCGAGATTTTGCCCAAGCTGATCGCCGACATCCCCTTCAAGAAGTCGATGCGCTGGGCCGACCTGGACGTGCGCTTCGCCCGGCCGATCCACTGGATCGTGGCCCTGTTCGACGGCGTCGTCGTGCCGTTTTCCTTCGGCATCGTGGAGAGCGGCACCCTGTCCCGCGGCCACCGTTTCATGGCCAACACCACCTTTCCGGTGAACAACTTTGCCCACTACCTGGAGGAATGCGAGCGGCACTTCGTCATCCCGGACCCGGAAAAGCGCAAGGAGATCATTCGCCGCGAGGCGCACCGCGTGGCCAAGGCCGCAGGCGGCCACCTCCTGCCGGACGAGGAGTTGCTGGACCAGATCGTCTACCTGGCCGAGTACCCCAGCGCCGTGCACGGCACCTTCTCCCCCGAGTTTCTCAAGGTGCCCAAGGAGGTGCTCATCACCTCCATGCGCAGCCATCAGCGCTACTTCTCCATCGTGGACGAGGGCGGCAAGCTGCTGCCCGGCTTCATCACCATCAACAACACCCTGACCGACGACCCCTCGGTGGTGGTCAAGGGGAACGAGCGGGTCCTGCGGGCCCGGCTCTCCGACGCCCGCTTCTTCTTCGAGGAAGATCAGAAGGTCAAGCTGGACGACCGGGTGGAGGCGCTCAAGAAGGTGGTCTACCAGCAGAAGCTCGGCACCTCCTTCGAAAAGATGGAACGCTTCCGCACCCTGGCCCAAGGGCTGGCGGAACAGCTCAACCCGGCGGTCAAGACACAGACGGCACGCGCCGCCTGGCTCTGCAAGGCCGACCTGGTGAGCGGCATGGTGGGCGAGTTCCCGGAGGTCCAGGGGATCATGGGGCGCGAGTACGCCCTGCTGGAGGGTGAGGAACCGGCGGTGGCGGACGCCATTGCCGAGCATTACCTGCCGATCCAGGCCGGCGGCGAACTGCCCGCCTCGGACATCGGCGCCTTTGTCTCCATTGCCGACAAGCTGGACACGGTCTGCGGCTGCTTCAGCGTGGGGCTCATCCCCACCGGCGCCGCCGACCCCTACGCCTTGCGGCGCGCCACCATCGGCATCATCGCCACGATCCTGGACAGGGGCTACCGCCTCTCCCTGGCTGCCCTGATCGACCACTCCCTGGACCTCCTGGCGACCAAACTGACGCGTCCCAAGGAGCAGGCCGCGACCGAGGTCAGGGAGTTTTTCCGCGGCCGCTTCGTCAACCTGCTGGCGGGCGACTACCCGACCGACGTCATCGAGGCGGCGGTATCGGCAGGCTTCGACGATCTCGTGCAGGTCCGGGCCCGCATCGCGGCCCTGGCCCAATTCAAGTCCCACCCCGATTTCGAGCCGCTGACCGGGGCTTTCAAGCGGGTCGGCAACATCATCAAGGAGGGGGTGGACGCGCCGGTCGATCCGGCCCTGTTCCAGGAGAGTGCGGAAACCGGCTTGTACACGGCCTTCCAGACGGTGAAGAACTCGGCGGGGGCGGGCATTGCCGATGGGCGCTGGCAGGAGGCCCTGGCCGAGATCGCCACCCTGCGCGGCCCCATCGACACGTTCTTCGACAAGGTCATGGTCATGGCCGAGGACGAGCGGATACGGACCAACCGCCTGGCCCTTCTCACGGCCATCGCCCGCATGTTCGGGCAGGTTGCCGACTTTTCCCGCATCGCGTAG
- the hisH gene encoding imidazole glycerol phosphate synthase subunit HisH, producing the protein MIAIIDYGMGNLRSVQKGFEKVGFEAVVTADPRVVLEAEKIVLPGVGAFRDCMRNLEAAGFVEPILSVIAQGRPFLGICVGMQLLFTDSTEFGLYKGLGVIPGHVLRFPEGMEAGGEKLKVPQMGWNQLSFKRRPPAFEGIADNANVYFVHSYYVKPDDDGVTATTTDYGIRFCSSVWRDNIVATQFHPEKSQDVGLRILKNFAAMQD; encoded by the coding sequence ATGATAGCGATCATCGACTACGGGATGGGCAACCTCCGTTCCGTCCAGAAGGGTTTCGAAAAGGTCGGCTTCGAGGCGGTGGTTACCGCTGATCCCCGGGTGGTGCTGGAAGCCGAAAAAATCGTCCTGCCGGGGGTGGGCGCCTTTCGCGACTGCATGCGCAACCTGGAGGCCGCCGGCTTCGTGGAGCCGATCCTCTCGGTCATCGCCCAGGGGCGCCCCTTTCTGGGAATCTGCGTCGGCATGCAACTCCTCTTCACCGACAGCACCGAATTCGGCCTCTACAAGGGCTTGGGGGTGATCCCCGGCCACGTGCTCCGTTTCCCCGAAGGGATGGAGGCGGGGGGAGAGAAGCTCAAGGTCCCCCAGATGGGGTGGAACCAGCTCTCCTTCAAGCGCCGCCCCCCCGCCTTCGAGGGGATCGCCGACAACGCCAACGTCTACTTCGTGCACTCCTACTACGTGAAACCGGACGACGACGGCGTCACCGCCACCACCACCGACTACGGCATCCGGTTCTGCTCCTCGGTCTGGCGGGACAACATCGTCGCCACCCAGTTCCATCCCGAGAAGTCCCAGGACGTGGGGTTGCGGATACTTAAAAACTTCGCCGCGATGCAGGATTAA
- the glyQ gene encoding glycine--tRNA ligase subunit alpha: protein MTFQDLILSLQGYWAKQGCIIQQPYDTEKGAGTFNPATFLRVLGPEPWKAAYVEPSRRPTDGRYGENPNRLQHYYQFQVIQKPSPINILDLYLDSLRAIGLDPAKHDIRFVEDDWESPTLGAWGLGWEVWLDGMEITQFTYFQQAGGIDLKPVSGEITYGCERIAMYLQGVDNVYDLVWTEGVKYGDIHHESEVEFSRYNFEEADVPLLLEQFAKYEQECLRLAEKGLVLPAYDFVMKCSHTFNLLDARGAISVTERASYIGRVRNVARTCAEEYLRMRERLGFPLLKGGAAR from the coding sequence GTGACATTTCAGGATCTTATCCTCTCCCTGCAAGGTTACTGGGCCAAGCAGGGGTGCATCATCCAGCAGCCCTACGACACGGAAAAAGGGGCCGGGACCTTCAACCCGGCCACCTTCCTGCGGGTGCTGGGGCCCGAACCGTGGAAGGCGGCCTACGTGGAGCCTTCCCGACGACCGACCGACGGCCGCTACGGAGAGAACCCCAACCGCCTGCAACACTACTACCAGTTCCAGGTGATCCAGAAGCCCTCCCCCATCAATATCCTGGACCTGTACCTGGATTCCCTGCGGGCCATCGGCCTCGACCCCGCCAAGCACGACATCCGCTTCGTGGAAGACGACTGGGAATCGCCGACCCTGGGAGCCTGGGGGCTGGGATGGGAGGTGTGGCTGGACGGCATGGAGATCACCCAGTTCACCTATTTCCAGCAGGCGGGGGGCATCGACCTCAAGCCGGTTTCGGGCGAGATCACCTACGGCTGCGAGCGGATCGCCATGTACCTGCAGGGGGTGGACAATGTCTACGACCTGGTGTGGACCGAAGGGGTGAAGTACGGCGACATCCACCACGAGAGCGAGGTGGAGTTTTCCCGGTACAACTTTGAGGAGGCCGATGTGCCCCTCCTCCTGGAACAGTTCGCCAAGTATGAGCAGGAGTGCCTCCGCCTGGCGGAAAAAGGGCTGGTGCTGCCGGCCTACGACTTCGTCATGAAGTGCTCCCACACCTTCAACCTGCTGGATGCCCGCGGCGCCATCTCGGTCACCGAGCGCGCCTCCTACATCGGCCGGGTACGCAACGTGGCCCGCACCTGTGCGGAAGAATACCTGCGGATGCGAGAGCGCCTCGGATTCCCGCTCTTGAAAGGAGGTGCCGCACGATGA
- a CDS encoding phosphoribosyl-ATP diphosphatase yields the protein MNERDDIIQAVYQVILDRKNNPTENSYTASLMHKGIDKILKKVGEEATEVVIAAKGGKRDEIVYETSDLVFHLLVLLGYCDIPPEEIFAELRRRFGISGIEEKNSRPA from the coding sequence ATGAACGAACGCGACGATATCATCCAGGCGGTGTACCAGGTCATCCTCGACCGCAAGAACAACCCCACGGAAAACTCCTATACCGCATCCCTGATGCACAAGGGGATCGACAAGATCCTCAAGAAGGTCGGGGAAGAGGCGACCGAGGTGGTCATCGCCGCCAAGGGGGGCAAACGCGATGAGATCGTCTACGAGACCAGCGATCTCGTCTTCCATCTCCTGGTCCTTCTGGGGTACTGCGACATCCCCCCCGAGGAGATCTTCGCCGAGCTGCGCCGGCGTTTCGGCATCTCGGGGATCGAGGAGAAGAACTCCCGCCCGGCATAA
- the hisF gene encoding imidazole glycerol phosphate synthase subunit HisF yields MLTKRIIPCLDVKGGRVVKGVQFLELRDAGDPVEIAEMYDRQGADELTFLDITASSDERDIIIDVVRRTAERVFMPLTVGGGIRTVDDIRRLLNAGADKTSINTAAVQRPEFVQEAAERFGSQCTVVAIDARRVPGERRWEVYTHGGRTPTGIDAVEWAVRMEEYGSGEILLTSMDRDGTKDGYDLELTRAIVDAVSIPVIASGGVGNLEHLYDGFVKAGAGACLAASIFHYREYTIGEAKQYLHDKGVAVRL; encoded by the coding sequence ATGCTGACCAAACGCATCATCCCCTGCCTGGACGTCAAGGGGGGCCGGGTCGTCAAAGGGGTGCAGTTTCTGGAACTGCGGGACGCCGGGGATCCGGTGGAGATCGCCGAGATGTACGACCGACAGGGGGCCGACGAGCTGACCTTCCTGGACATCACCGCCTCCAGCGACGAGCGTGACATCATCATCGACGTGGTGCGCCGCACCGCCGAGCGGGTCTTCATGCCGCTTACCGTGGGCGGCGGCATCCGCACCGTGGACGACATCCGCCGCCTGCTGAACGCCGGGGCCGACAAGACCTCCATCAACACCGCCGCCGTGCAGCGGCCGGAATTCGTCCAGGAGGCGGCCGAGCGCTTCGGCTCCCAATGCACCGTGGTCGCCATCGACGCCCGCCGCGTGCCGGGCGAGCGGCGCTGGGAGGTCTACACCCACGGCGGCCGCACGCCCACCGGCATCGACGCCGTGGAATGGGCCGTGAGGATGGAGGAGTACGGCTCGGGGGAGATCCTCCTCACCAGCATGGACCGGGACGGCACCAAGGACGGGTACGACCTGGAGTTGACCCGGGCCATCGTGGACGCGGTCTCCATACCGGTCATCGCCTCGGGAGGCGTGGGAAACCTGGAGCACCTGTACGACGGCTTCGTGAAGGCGGGGGCCGGGGCCTGTCTGGCCGCCTCCATCTTCCACTACCGGGAGTACACCATCGGCGAGGCCAAACAGTATCTTCACGATAAAGGGGTGGCGGTAAGATTATGA
- the rpsU gene encoding 30S ribosomal protein S21, producing the protein MPGVKIKENEPFELALKKFKKQCEKAGILSEVRKREHYEKPSIKRKKKAIAARKRALKKQRKMVD; encoded by the coding sequence ATGCCGGGAGTAAAGATCAAGGAAAACGAACCATTTGAACTCGCCCTGAAGAAGTTCAAGAAACAGTGCGAAAAGGCTGGGATTCTTTCGGAGGTTCGCAAACGCGAGCACTACGAGAAGCCAAGCATCAAACGGAAGAAAAAGGCGATCGCCGCACGTAAGCGCGCCCTCAAGAAACAGCGTAAGATGGTAGATTAG
- the dnaG gene encoding DNA primase, whose product MIPEEKVREIAERVSILEVVSDYVQLRRAGANYVGLCPFHGEKTPSFNVNPAREVFHCFGCGEGGNAFSFIMKMEGVGFPEAVKLLARKAGVEIEERQLTPAERHAQDERQQFQRINELAEEYFRTVLLKEPAGQVARNYLKDRAVDEALAADYRLGFAPDRWDGLAKHLKTRGADLETAQKLGILRKGDKGWHDLFRNRLIFPIRDHKGRVIAFAGRVLDTSLPKYINSPESPLYHKSAVMFGLDMALPAIRTENSVIIVEGYFDHLALYRAGIRNVVATCGTALTTIHAGLIKRHAARVYTLFDSDAAGLKATFRSMELFLDQRMPAYVITLPSGDDPDSFLAKNPVEAFTACRDKARPIFDHFVRSLLVRIPPDSVDNKVRVIDEVIPRFKKIADPVERDLYEKEICRLLGITVHAFRKRQGGMQVTARDMPAGGHPPAHRGDRSQDTLLALLIRYPEARGEIRAFGVDNLFEGPHRQVAEAVLALPDNGDDPGDVQSLLDRLEDPDQRRILSQVLVNDDHLADIDWRTVLANYKRNKEKRALHSIRDIAAQLAVLDPDSDAYRALLQQADALRTRKSKL is encoded by the coding sequence ATGATCCCCGAAGAAAAGGTGCGGGAGATTGCGGAACGCGTCTCCATACTTGAGGTTGTCTCGGATTACGTCCAACTGAGACGCGCCGGGGCGAATTATGTGGGGCTGTGTCCGTTTCACGGGGAAAAGACCCCGTCGTTCAACGTCAACCCCGCGCGGGAGGTATTTCACTGTTTCGGCTGCGGCGAGGGGGGCAACGCCTTCTCCTTCATCATGAAAATGGAGGGGGTCGGGTTCCCGGAAGCGGTCAAGCTCCTGGCCCGCAAAGCCGGGGTCGAGATCGAGGAACGGCAGTTGACCCCGGCCGAACGGCACGCCCAGGACGAACGGCAGCAGTTCCAGCGGATCAACGAGCTTGCCGAAGAGTATTTCCGGACGGTGCTCCTCAAGGAACCCGCGGGACAGGTTGCCAGGAATTACCTCAAGGATCGGGCCGTGGACGAGGCCCTGGCCGCCGATTACCGGCTCGGCTTTGCCCCGGACCGGTGGGACGGCTTGGCCAAACACCTCAAAACCCGTGGCGCGGACCTGGAAACCGCCCAAAAACTGGGTATACTACGTAAAGGGGATAAAGGCTGGCACGACCTGTTCCGCAATCGCCTGATCTTCCCGATCCGCGACCATAAGGGGCGCGTCATAGCCTTTGCCGGGCGGGTGCTGGACACGTCGCTCCCCAAGTACATCAACTCGCCCGAATCGCCGCTGTATCACAAAAGCGCGGTGATGTTCGGCCTGGACATGGCCTTGCCGGCCATCAGGACCGAGAACAGCGTCATCATCGTGGAGGGGTATTTCGATCACCTGGCCCTGTACCGGGCCGGGATACGCAATGTGGTCGCCACCTGCGGCACCGCGTTGACGACAATCCATGCGGGGCTGATCAAGCGCCACGCGGCACGGGTCTACACCCTGTTCGACAGCGACGCCGCCGGCCTCAAGGCGACCTTTCGCTCCATGGAGTTGTTTCTCGATCAGCGCATGCCGGCCTACGTCATCACCCTGCCCAGCGGGGACGACCCGGACAGTTTTCTGGCCAAAAACCCGGTGGAGGCCTTCACGGCCTGTCGGGACAAGGCGCGGCCCATATTCGATCACTTTGTCCGTTCCCTGTTGGTCCGCATCCCGCCGGACAGCGTGGACAACAAGGTGCGGGTCATCGACGAGGTGATCCCCCGCTTCAAGAAGATCGCCGATCCGGTGGAGCGGGACCTGTACGAGAAGGAGATCTGCCGCCTGCTGGGCATCACGGTGCACGCTTTCCGCAAGCGCCAGGGAGGGATGCAGGTCACGGCCCGGGACATGCCCGCCGGAGGCCACCCCCCGGCACATCGGGGGGATCGTTCCCAGGACACCCTGCTGGCCCTGTTGATCAGGTATCCCGAGGCGCGAGGCGAAATCCGCGCCTTCGGGGTGGATAATCTCTTCGAGGGACCGCACCGGCAGGTGGCCGAGGCGGTACTCGCGTTGCCCGATAACGGCGACGATCCGGGCGATGTGCAGAGCCTCCTGGATCGGCTGGAAGATCCCGACCAGAGGCGGATTCTCTCCCAGGTGCTCGTGAACGACGATCACCTGGCTGATATAGACTGGCGAACGGTCCTTGCCAACTACAAGCGCAACAAAGAGAAGCGTGCGCTCCACTCCATCCGCGACATCGCTGCACAACTGGCGGTCCTGGATCCGGACAGCGACGCATACCGGGCGCTCTTGCAGCAGGCCGACGCCTTGCGTACCAGAAAATCGAAGCTGTAG
- a CDS encoding CvpA family protein produces MNAFNIIILAVLLFFALKGLARGLVNEASSLAGLLLGAWLAYHFYPAVSQPIRALTHLPMQICAFLAFILILLITGIIVHVVGNIVTTALRLVMLGGLNRVGGLLIGTAEGVLLLSLLFSTATAGFMPEKLKTRIKNTESASLLAQTGDKILSHWRSGATTQQ; encoded by the coding sequence ATGAATGCGTTCAATATCATTATTCTAGCGGTTCTCCTCTTTTTTGCTCTCAAGGGACTGGCTCGCGGACTCGTCAACGAAGCCTCCTCCCTGGCCGGCCTGCTTCTGGGCGCCTGGCTGGCGTATCATTTCTATCCGGCCGTTTCACAGCCGATACGGGCTCTCACGCATTTGCCGATGCAGATTTGCGCTTTTCTGGCCTTCATCCTGATCCTGCTGATAACGGGCATCATCGTCCACGTTGTCGGCAACATCGTCACCACCGCCCTGCGCCTCGTCATGCTGGGGGGCCTCAACCGGGTGGGAGGGCTGTTGATCGGGACGGCCGAGGGGGTGTTGTTGCTTAGCCTGCTGTTCAGCACCGCCACCGCAGGCTTCATGCCGGAAAAGCTGAAAACCAGGATCAAGAATACGGAATCGGCCAGCCTGCTGGCGCAGACGGGCGATAAAATACTCTCGCACTGGCGGAGCGGAGCCACCACACAACAATGA